Proteins from a single region of Thamnophis elegans isolate rThaEle1 chromosome 17, rThaEle1.pri, whole genome shotgun sequence:
- the S100A11 gene encoding protein S100-A11, with product MSSRYAVGPTETERCIESLLAVFQRYAGRDGDSKTLSKKEFKTFMDTELGSFTKNQKDPGVVDRMMKKLDMNNDGQLDFSEFLNLIGGLADACHHHMASAPAPPKRL from the exons ATG TCGTCCAGGTACGCTGTGGGCCCCACCGAAACCGAGCGTTGCATCGAGTCGCTGCTGGCCGTCTTCCAGCGCTACGCTGGGAGGGATGGAGATAGCAAGACTCTCTCCAAGAAGGAATTCAAAACATTCATGGATACGGAGCTGGGCTCTTTCACCAAG AACCAGAAAGATCCAGGCGTCGTTGACCGTATGATGAAAAAGCTGGACATGAACAACGACGGGCAGCTGGACTTTTCCGAGTTCTTGAACCTCATCGGGGGCCTGGCGGATGCCTGCcatcaccacatggcatctgcgcccgcccccccaaaaagacTGTGA